Proteins from one methanogenic archaeon mixed culture ISO4-G1 genomic window:
- a CDS encoding thiamine-phosphate diphosphorylase ThiE codes for MFDLYVITDESLSKGRSNVEIARMAYEGGADVVQLRMKGASKEDMLRDALKIKEIADDYNRFFIVNDSVEVALESGADGVHLGQSDMPLEEAIDILGHRAIIGISANTVEKAVEAEQGGASYIGVGAIFKTSTKPDATQGIGLDAIFRIRQAVDIPIVAIGGINQGNIQEVIRAGADSAAVVSAVVSKDDVVKAAHDLRDLILKARL; via the coding sequence ATGTTCGACCTCTATGTGATCACGGACGAATCGCTTTCCAAGGGCCGCTCCAACGTCGAGATCGCACGCATGGCGTACGAGGGCGGGGCGGATGTCGTACAGCTGAGGATGAAGGGAGCATCCAAGGAGGACATGCTCCGGGACGCGCTGAAGATCAAGGAGATCGCCGACGATTACAACAGGTTCTTCATAGTCAACGACAGCGTCGAAGTGGCACTAGAATCCGGAGCGGACGGGGTACATCTGGGACAGTCGGATATGCCGCTCGAGGAGGCGATCGATATCCTCGGCCACAGGGCCATCATAGGCATATCGGCGAACACCGTGGAGAAGGCCGTCGAGGCCGAGCAGGGAGGAGCATCGTACATAGGGGTGGGCGCCATCTTCAAGACATCCACGAAACCCGATGCGACCCAGGGCATCGGACTCGATGCGATATTCAGGATCAGGCAGGCCGTGGACATTCCTATCGTGGCCATCGGGGGCATCAACCAGGGCAACATCCAGGAAGTGATCAGGGCCGGAGCGGACTCCGCCGCGGTCGTGTCCGCCGTGGTGTCCAAGGACGATGTCGTGAAAGCGGCCCACGATCTCAGAGACCTCATCCTGAAGGCCCGCCTGTAA
- a CDS encoding iron ABC transporter ATP-binding protein: MIFEMRDVSFSYDGHTPIIQDISLRMERPGLYCIVGPNGVGKSTLVKCMNRILTPTSGEVLIDGRDIASMGSKEISERIGYVPVSSEISFSVPILDAILLGRHNKSRWRTTERDIEMSNRAMETMGISDLAMRSCSELSAGQQQKVNLARGMVQETEMLILDEPTANLDVKHQVYVSELLRALAVQEGMIIVMISHDLNIAAKYSHEVIVMSKPGVIYSMGTPKEVFTEKMIMDVYDIGCRVIEDNGRPHMMWGSINTLW, translated from the coding sequence ATGATATTCGAGATGAGAGACGTTTCCTTCAGCTACGACGGGCATACCCCGATCATACAGGACATATCGCTCAGGATGGAACGTCCGGGACTCTACTGCATAGTGGGTCCCAACGGGGTGGGGAAATCCACCCTCGTGAAATGCATGAACAGGATCCTGACGCCTACGTCCGGTGAGGTGCTCATCGACGGCAGGGACATCGCGTCGATGGGATCCAAGGAGATCTCCGAGCGGATCGGATATGTGCCAGTATCGTCGGAGATAAGCTTCTCCGTACCAATCCTTGACGCCATCCTCCTCGGGAGGCACAACAAGAGCAGATGGAGGACCACCGAAAGGGACATCGAAATGTCCAACCGTGCGATGGAGACGATGGGGATATCCGATCTTGCAATGCGCAGCTGTTCCGAACTGTCCGCCGGACAGCAGCAGAAGGTGAATCTTGCAAGGGGCATGGTGCAGGAGACCGAGATGCTCATACTGGACGAGCCCACGGCGAACCTGGATGTGAAGCATCAAGTGTACGTCTCCGAACTCCTCCGCGCACTGGCGGTGCAGGAGGGGATGATAATCGTCATGATAAGCCACGACCTCAACATAGCAGCGAAGTATTCCCACGAGGTCATCGTGATGTCGAAGCCCGGGGTCATCTATTCCATGGGAACGCCCAAGGAGGTGTTCACGGAGAAGATGATTATGGACGTATACGACATCGGATGCAGGGTCATCGAGGACAACGGACGCCCGCACATGATGTGGGGTTCGATAAACACGCTCTGGTGA
- a CDS encoding iron ABC transporter permease protein yields the protein MTLSDDVTNDPLIDGVVRQSVDRWSRPLESERLSETLEGYRRYTWRKWVFMAACLTLTVLVFGYSLTLGGYSIGFLETFQIVWDHIVGDVADPLKDHIIINLRLPRIVTAILAGVGLAVCGVAMQSSLLNPLADPYTTGVSSGALFGATLGMILHISLLGSGGIVLNAFVFALIPMAAIMLVSKVRNSSPTTMIMAGIAVMYIFNALTALIKLSADPNDLKALYEWSVGTLYFSTWSDIPMLLGFVIGGMAVIQFLSRKLNVLASGEENAKGLGVNTGLIRRLTLLVVSLTTAAVVSVTGLIGFVGLVAPHITRIFIGSDNRFLVPASAIFGAFLLIIADMVGRLIVAPAVLEVGVVTSFLGGPLFLWLILRSNKKVWD from the coding sequence ATGACCCTTTCCGACGATGTAACCAACGATCCCCTGATCGACGGCGTCGTCCGTCAATCCGTGGACAGATGGAGCAGGCCGCTCGAATCGGAACGGCTCTCCGAGACCCTTGAAGGGTACCGCAGGTACACCTGGAGGAAATGGGTCTTCATGGCCGCATGCCTGACCCTTACCGTTCTGGTATTCGGTTACTCGCTGACGCTGGGAGGATATTCCATAGGTTTCCTAGAGACCTTCCAGATCGTGTGGGATCACATCGTCGGCGATGTGGCGGATCCGCTAAAAGACCACATCATCATCAACCTGCGCCTCCCAAGGATCGTGACCGCGATACTGGCGGGCGTGGGGCTCGCCGTCTGCGGCGTCGCTATGCAGAGCTCCCTGCTGAACCCGCTGGCCGACCCGTACACCACCGGAGTGTCCTCCGGAGCGCTGTTCGGGGCCACGTTGGGCATGATCCTCCACATCAGCCTGCTGGGCAGCGGAGGGATAGTGCTGAACGCCTTCGTCTTCGCCCTGATCCCGATGGCGGCGATCATGCTGGTATCCAAGGTGAGGAACAGCTCACCCACCACGATGATCATGGCAGGGATCGCGGTGATGTACATATTCAACGCCCTCACCGCACTGATCAAGCTCAGCGCCGATCCCAACGACCTCAAGGCGCTGTACGAGTGGAGCGTCGGCACGCTGTACTTCTCTACATGGTCGGACATCCCGATGCTCCTGGGATTCGTAATAGGCGGGATGGCGGTCATACAGTTCCTCTCCCGCAAGCTCAACGTACTGGCATCCGGCGAGGAGAACGCCAAGGGCCTGGGGGTGAACACCGGCCTGATAAGGAGGCTCACCCTCCTTGTGGTCTCCCTGACCACCGCGGCCGTCGTCAGCGTGACGGGGCTGATAGGGTTCGTCGGACTGGTCGCTCCGCACATAACGAGGATATTCATAGGGTCCGACAACAGGTTCCTGGTACCTGCCTCGGCCATCTTCGGTGCCTTCCTGCTCATCATAGCGGATATGGTAGGCAGGCTCATCGTCGCCCCAGCGGTCCTGGAGGTGGGTGTGGTCACATCGTTCCTGGGCGGACCGCTGTTCCTCTGGCTGATCCTGAGGTCCAACAAAAAGGTGTGGGATTGA
- a CDS encoding iron ABC transporter substrate-binding protein: protein MNTKLIAIIAAGIVVVGAAVAVAITFGGNNSSNDHLDKTGRLLIYGNADNNDYLDGDDLDLVKDLVKDPSKWDKTKNPYADTNHDGKIDQADADLLQKFVNKESATMYFVSASGEVDKITYPLSKNIGCIHMYPIDACIALGLYEDVKAVTHNVITNVQWGDKAKYPETHAFTDIGKPQTDPEPALQSGVKTILNHSESDLSKLETAIEAGHLDVNVVQLNLSLYDPDGPDRNGSMLMLGVMFQVEDKAEKYVKFMDKITEEIKGKSLAAKTCLCALYPTAASTEVDVTYDDGTMYGELFTLSFINVKDAFHPSADIMYPELEMEEVYNLNPDVIFYVSLSGTNDTVDEGKAEFKESADFFKETNAYKNKMVFGVNYYVLGNVSGIAQLPLICSYLWPNDFDSEKGWNYIQEYYDQFTLYKDVNVKTLAGAQIYAL, encoded by the coding sequence ATGAATACGAAACTTATCGCAATTATCGCAGCAGGTATCGTAGTCGTCGGCGCGGCTGTCGCCGTTGCTATCACATTCGGCGGCAACAACAGTTCGAACGACCATCTGGATAAGACCGGAAGGCTGCTCATATACGGCAACGCTGACAACAACGACTATCTCGATGGGGACGACCTCGATCTCGTGAAGGACCTGGTTAAGGACCCCAGCAAATGGGACAAGACCAAGAACCCCTACGCGGACACCAACCACGACGGGAAGATCGATCAGGCCGATGCTGACCTCCTTCAGAAGTTCGTCAACAAGGAATCCGCTACCATGTACTTTGTGAGCGCAAGCGGAGAGGTCGACAAGATCACCTACCCCCTCTCGAAGAACATCGGATGCATCCACATGTACCCCATCGACGCGTGCATCGCACTCGGACTTTACGAGGACGTCAAGGCGGTCACGCACAACGTTATCACCAACGTCCAGTGGGGGGACAAGGCCAAGTACCCCGAGACCCACGCCTTCACAGACATCGGGAAGCCCCAGACCGATCCCGAGCCCGCCCTCCAGAGCGGCGTGAAGACCATCCTCAACCACAGCGAGTCCGACCTATCCAAGCTCGAAACGGCGATCGAGGCAGGACACCTCGACGTCAACGTCGTACAGCTAAACCTCAGCCTCTACGATCCCGACGGACCCGACAGGAATGGTTCCATGCTGATGCTCGGAGTCATGTTCCAGGTCGAGGATAAGGCCGAGAAGTACGTGAAGTTCATGGACAAGATCACCGAAGAGATCAAGGGCAAGAGCCTCGCGGCCAAGACCTGTCTCTGCGCGCTCTACCCCACCGCGGCATCCACCGAGGTTGACGTTACGTACGACGACGGCACAATGTACGGGGAGCTGTTCACCCTCTCGTTCATCAACGTGAAGGACGCCTTCCACCCCAGCGCCGACATAATGTATCCGGAGCTCGAGATGGAGGAGGTGTACAACCTCAATCCCGACGTCATCTTCTACGTCTCGCTGAGCGGTACCAACGACACCGTGGACGAGGGCAAGGCCGAGTTCAAGGAGTCCGCGGACTTCTTCAAGGAGACCAACGCCTACAAGAACAAGATGGTGTTCGGTGTGAACTACTACGTCCTCGGAAACGTCAGCGGAATAGCCCAGCTCCCGCTGATCTGTTCCTACCTGTGGCCGAACGACTTCGACTCGGAGAAGGGATGGAACTACATCCAGGAGTACTACGACCAGTTCACCCTGTACAAGGACGTGAATGTCAAGACCCTCGCGGGGGCTCAGATCTACGCGCTCTGA
- a CDS encoding MarR family transcriptional regulator, translated as MGAQDEYLRNFCILLTSKGAVPLTDPLQITVYQSLLKGMKRPSDLAEELNLSSSSLHFIIDKMVESGIIDRTKSEHDKKTVYYSTKARILACSADTDDARRDECTRNFTDPLKNYNGLGSLSNMLDCYVSEIGLDMEYLKESYAEALADCIDIQKAGMEDAVLEIRDVFTKLTGFTFTVYSFSPLTLVVKGDNEIMKRSPPMMRFIAKMIENATGRWYNTTGIEPFNGSEDMVKVTMERAEKPESEYINTTLNHLDKDRFLVVDLDGNAGLMTSEVQMQIVDAVYERPLCITDIVNCVDFPRSTITSNLLRMVEEGVISVFYSESGSAYYGLACSILFKKVREISSDSAEIYEALESVKDKENAYMEGQLLYILAYLRKLGFDSHYIMVVLGAKYMRASGSLDVREDFDTYFGKMSDVAKTIGLSLSIVSVYPLTIGISNTDPEIQMSQAMTFITGMAHQGLEMASSGIFVRSTESRQSDENVSFKEIYPALSMNPVKGIKVENLASAPKASKRTSSVKTALLNRSKKDNGKPARTVRYITSAAFMLALAGMLFLGFADPNTSELSADTFSLYIGDDLDATITDSYGNELTYPYGSIESGQVLTLTLSEPKDIGLITDGYAYLMEPTDGKYVLTMDSNKFIEELVDISALENGKCDFFIEVSDTNVVKPSDYKDMTGGLFVSKKTDVRVVPYSDFAIQIGDAGFEGSLNNYTFTPQVCNDVTFISKPVQMKKVILDNVFIYGGQRVDGGIIEVDGKVSSIELKWAKDTYVTVKANGVPMKLDCDKRFILELPANGDVVITSEEERLLA; from the coding sequence ATGGGCGCCCAGGACGAGTATCTGCGCAACTTCTGCATCCTGCTCACGAGCAAAGGAGCTGTGCCGCTGACGGATCCGTTACAGATCACGGTCTACCAGAGCCTTCTGAAAGGCATGAAGAGGCCCAGCGACCTCGCTGAAGAGCTGAACCTCAGTTCTTCCTCCCTTCACTTCATCATCGACAAGATGGTCGAATCTGGGATCATAGACAGGACGAAGTCGGAGCACGACAAGAAGACGGTCTACTATTCCACCAAGGCAAGGATCCTGGCCTGCTCGGCAGACACGGACGATGCTCGCAGGGACGAATGCACTAGGAATTTCACGGATCCGCTGAAGAACTACAACGGACTCGGATCGCTCTCCAACATGCTCGACTGCTACGTATCCGAGATCGGACTCGACATGGAGTATCTGAAGGAGAGCTACGCGGAGGCGTTGGCGGACTGCATCGACATCCAGAAGGCAGGCATGGAGGATGCCGTCCTCGAGATCAGGGACGTGTTCACCAAGCTCACCGGATTCACTTTCACGGTATACTCGTTCTCACCGCTGACGCTGGTCGTGAAGGGCGACAACGAAATCATGAAGAGATCGCCTCCGATGATGAGGTTCATCGCGAAGATGATCGAGAACGCCACAGGACGCTGGTACAACACCACCGGTATCGAACCGTTCAACGGCTCAGAGGACATGGTGAAGGTCACCATGGAACGTGCGGAGAAGCCGGAGTCCGAGTACATCAACACCACCCTGAACCATCTGGACAAGGACCGTTTCCTGGTCGTCGACCTCGACGGTAACGCCGGGCTCATGACGAGCGAGGTCCAGATGCAGATTGTGGATGCGGTCTACGAGAGGCCGCTGTGCATCACAGACATAGTCAACTGCGTGGACTTCCCGAGGTCCACAATCACCTCGAACCTCCTCAGGATGGTCGAGGAAGGAGTCATATCGGTGTTCTATTCCGAATCAGGCTCCGCATACTACGGGCTGGCATGCTCCATCCTGTTCAAGAAGGTCCGCGAGATATCCAGCGACAGCGCGGAGATCTACGAGGCCCTGGAATCCGTGAAGGACAAGGAGAACGCCTACATGGAGGGTCAGCTCCTGTACATCCTGGCCTACCTTAGGAAGCTGGGATTCGACTCGCACTACATCATGGTCGTCCTCGGAGCGAAATACATGAGGGCATCCGGTTCGCTGGATGTCCGCGAGGACTTCGACACGTACTTCGGGAAGATGTCCGACGTCGCGAAGACCATCGGTCTCTCGCTGAGCATCGTATCCGTCTACCCGCTCACCATAGGCATCTCCAACACGGACCCGGAGATACAGATGTCGCAGGCGATGACGTTCATCACCGGCATGGCGCATCAGGGTCTGGAGATGGCCAGCAGCGGTATATTCGTCAGGAGCACGGAATCCCGTCAGTCCGACGAGAACGTATCCTTCAAGGAGATCTATCCGGCCCTCAGCATGAACCCGGTCAAGGGGATAAAGGTCGAGAACCTGGCCTCCGCTCCCAAGGCGAGCAAGCGCACATCCTCGGTCAAGACCGCCCTGCTGAACCGCAGCAAGAAGGACAACGGGAAACCCGCAAGGACCGTCAGGTACATCACGTCGGCTGCCTTCATGCTTGCCTTGGCAGGTATGCTGTTCCTTGGATTCGCCGACCCGAACACCTCGGAACTCAGCGCAGACACGTTCAGCCTCTACATAGGCGACGACCTCGACGCCACGATCACCGACTCGTACGGCAACGAATTGACGTACCCGTACGGCTCCATAGAATCCGGCCAGGTCCTGACGCTCACGCTGTCGGAACCCAAGGACATCGGACTGATAACGGACGGATACGCATACCTGATGGAACCGACGGACGGCAAGTACGTGCTGACCATGGACTCCAACAAGTTCATCGAGGAGCTCGTGGACATATCGGCCCTCGAGAACGGCAAGTGCGACTTCTTCATCGAGGTCTCGGACACCAACGTCGTCAAGCCCTCGGACTACAAGGACATGACCGGCGGACTCTTCGTCAGCAAGAAGACCGACGTGAGGGTCGTACCCTACTCCGACTTCGCCATCCAGATCGGCGATGCGGGATTCGAGGGGAGCCTGAACAACTACACGTTCACCCCCCAGGTGTGCAACGACGTCACATTCATCTCCAAACCCGTGCAGATGAAGAAGGTCATCCTCGACAACGTGTTCATCTACGGCGGACAGCGCGTCGACGGAGGCATCATCGAGGTCGACGGAAAGGTCTCGTCCATCGAGCTTAAGTGGGCCAAGGACACCTATGTGACCGTCAAGGCCAACGGCGTCCCCATGAAACTTGACTGCGACAAGCGCTTCATCCTCGAACTCCCGGCGAACGGCGATGTCGTCATCACCAGCGAGGAGGAGCGCCTGCTGGCCTGA
- a CDS encoding peptidyl-tRNA hydrolase, translated as MAFGIFKATGEYKLVVLVRNDLKMGKGKIAAQVGHAAVECALFTEKKDRKSFDAWYRCGQPKIVLKVDSMEELDKYRMIASSNKIHIAVITDAGRTQVDPGTVTCMGLGPAPASELDKITGELKML; from the coding sequence ATGGCATTCGGCATTTTCAAGGCTACCGGCGAATACAAGCTGGTCGTTCTGGTGAGGAACGACCTCAAGATGGGTAAGGGCAAGATCGCCGCCCAGGTCGGACACGCCGCCGTCGAATGCGCCCTGTTCACCGAGAAGAAGGACAGGAAGTCCTTCGACGCCTGGTACAGATGCGGACAGCCCAAGATAGTCCTCAAGGTCGACTCCATGGAGGAGCTGGATAAGTACAGGATGATCGCCAGCAGCAACAAGATTCACATCGCCGTCATTACCGATGCCGGAAGGACGCAGGTGGACCCCGGGACCGTCACATGCATGGGACTCGGCCCCGCTCCCGCCTCGGAGCTCGACAAGATCACCGGCGAACTCAAGATGCTCTGA
- a CDS encoding archaeosine tRNA-ribosyltransferase: MFEIIRRDGMARIGKFTTNSGRTMETPALFPVINPKINTVPARELYDTFGFKSLITNSYIIKNTPDLREKAQAVGLHEMLDFPGIIMTDSGTFQSHMYGEVELTNEEIVEFQKSIGTDIGTVLDIFTEPYWTKEQTAESIEVTLERTQQACDMKGEMMINGVAQGSIYPDLREDCARRMAAMDIDVHPIGGVVPLMEQYRYAELVDVIMSSKKGLNPNRPVHLFGAGHPMILAFAALMGCDFFDSASYAKFARDDRMMFVDGTFRLADMESLDCNCPACRGHTLEELRKMEKAKKTKLIAEHNLYQIVQELNLVRRYIREGRLWELAEIRCRAHPALLEALRKLRDYQDMMEQYDPISRDGAIFYTGSETGTAPFSRGISTGSGPDTSSLRTRSHCSWTRRANRTAGLTSRSSTRHAGQGTRP, translated from the coding sequence ATGTTCGAGATCATCAGAAGAGACGGGATGGCCCGCATAGGAAAGTTCACGACCAATTCGGGCCGTACCATGGAGACGCCGGCGCTGTTCCCAGTCATCAATCCGAAGATCAACACCGTTCCGGCCAGGGAGCTCTACGACACGTTCGGTTTCAAGTCCCTGATCACGAACTCCTACATCATCAAGAACACTCCCGATCTCAGGGAGAAGGCTCAGGCCGTCGGACTCCACGAGATGCTGGACTTCCCCGGGATCATCATGACCGACTCGGGAACATTCCAGAGCCACATGTACGGGGAGGTCGAACTCACCAACGAGGAGATAGTCGAGTTCCAGAAATCCATCGGAACGGACATCGGTACCGTTCTGGACATCTTCACGGAACCCTACTGGACCAAGGAGCAGACCGCGGAATCCATCGAGGTCACCCTCGAGAGGACGCAGCAGGCCTGCGACATGAAGGGCGAGATGATGATCAACGGTGTCGCTCAGGGATCCATCTATCCCGACCTCAGGGAGGACTGTGCCAGGCGCATGGCGGCCATGGACATCGACGTCCACCCCATCGGCGGTGTCGTACCTCTCATGGAGCAGTACAGGTACGCAGAGCTCGTCGACGTCATCATGTCGAGCAAGAAGGGCCTGAACCCCAACCGCCCCGTCCACCTGTTCGGAGCCGGACATCCTATGATCCTTGCGTTCGCAGCCCTCATGGGATGCGATTTCTTCGATTCAGCATCATACGCCAAATTCGCCCGTGACGACAGGATGATGTTCGTCGACGGCACATTCCGCCTGGCCGACATGGAGTCCCTGGACTGCAACTGCCCGGCATGCAGGGGCCACACCCTCGAAGAGCTCAGGAAGATGGAGAAGGCCAAGAAGACCAAGCTCATCGCCGAGCACAACCTCTACCAGATCGTGCAGGAGCTGAACCTCGTCAGGAGATACATCCGCGAGGGCCGCCTCTGGGAACTGGCGGAGATCAGGTGCAGGGCGCACCCGGCGCTCCTGGAGGCTCTGAGGAAGCTCAGGGACTACCAGGACATGATGGAGCAATACGATCCCATCAGCCGTGACGGTGCGATATTCTACACGGGATCCGAGACAGGAACCGCCCCGTTTTCAAGAGGTATCTCGACAGGCTCGGGACCAGATACGTCCTCCCTACGGACAAGGTCGCACTGTTCGTGGACACGAAGGGCAAACCGTACAGCAGGCCTTACGAGCAGGAGTTCGACAAGGCACGCAGGGCAGGGTACACGCCCATAG
- a CDS encoding archaeosine tRNA-ribosyltransferase, whose translation MDAETENESERLTYQFLSMMGVKEVILQDQIPEGGTEEYNADMLRAKAVARYQFGIEAADALFREPVELVTSRKTGKIRNVISDGEHVLSMRAGDGLYTLKLEGAKRIVAAVPKPHMRVQVAQDAAPFAAEGRNVFAQFVTECDPEIRLMEEVIVTDPEDNPVATGRAFLIPFEIRQMKKGMAVKVRSGSSDE comes from the coding sequence ATGGACGCCGAGACCGAGAACGAATCCGAGAGGCTTACCTATCAGTTCCTCAGCATGATGGGGGTCAAGGAGGTCATCCTCCAGGACCAGATCCCCGAGGGGGGAACGGAGGAATACAACGCCGACATGCTCAGAGCCAAGGCGGTCGCCAGGTACCAGTTCGGTATCGAGGCCGCAGATGCCCTGTTCAGGGAACCTGTGGAGCTCGTGACCAGCCGCAAGACCGGCAAGATAAGGAACGTCATCTCGGACGGCGAGCACGTCCTCTCGATGCGTGCCGGGGACGGATTGTACACGCTGAAGCTCGAAGGTGCCAAGAGGATCGTCGCCGCGGTGCCCAAACCCCACATGAGGGTGCAGGTCGCCCAGGATGCGGCCCCGTTCGCCGCCGAAGGGCGCAACGTCTTCGCACAGTTCGTTACGGAATGCGATCCAGAGATACGCCTGATGGAGGAAGTGATAGTCACTGACCCCGAGGACAACCCTGTGGCGACCGGACGCGCATTCCTGATACCTTTCGAGATCAGACAGATGAAGAAGGGTATGGCCGTAAAGGTCCGTTCCGGATCCAGCGACGAATGA
- a CDS encoding formate/nitrite transporter Fnt: MAIGLGGAVLLGTMGIDPQLKWVGAILFAIGLFTVFTFGLDLYTGKVGYMFDDKPWTYGIDLLIMLVGNFIGTLFISFCMPMADAFVPGFIDGRLAMLDDPVRIILKGIFCGMLMFIAADVYKKKQSYLGAFICVPVFILAGSEHSIADMYYFCAAGVFSLDALFFIILVAIGNAIGGVIIPVCQKYMYEDQPATKA, from the coding sequence ATGGCGATCGGACTCGGAGGAGCGGTCCTCCTGGGGACCATGGGTATCGATCCGCAGCTCAAGTGGGTGGGGGCGATCCTGTTCGCAATCGGTCTGTTCACAGTCTTCACGTTCGGTCTGGACCTGTACACGGGAAAGGTCGGATACATGTTCGATGACAAGCCCTGGACATACGGCATCGATCTCCTGATCATGCTCGTGGGGAACTTCATCGGAACGCTGTTCATCTCATTCTGCATGCCGATGGCCGACGCTTTCGTGCCTGGTTTCATCGACGGAAGGCTGGCCATGCTGGACGACCCCGTGAGGATTATCCTCAAGGGAATCTTCTGCGGTATGCTGATGTTCATCGCGGCGGACGTCTACAAGAAGAAGCAGTCCTATCTGGGAGCCTTCATCTGCGTCCCCGTCTTCATCCTGGCGGGTTCGGAGCACAGCATCGCCGACATGTACTACTTCTGCGCGGCAGGAGTGTTCAGCCTGGATGCTCTGTTCTTCATCATCCTCGTGGCGATCGGGAATGCGATCGGAGGGGTCATAATCCCCGTGTGCCAGAAGTACATGTACGAGGATCAGCCGGCGACGAAGGCGTGA
- a CDS encoding XRE family transcriptional regulator — MAIILRLDRVMADRKMSLNELAEKVGISNVNLSNIKTGKICAIRFSTLNGICKALDCQPGDILEYIEEDDQD, encoded by the coding sequence ATGGCGATAATCCTCAGGCTCGACAGGGTGATGGCGGACAGGAAGATGTCCCTCAACGAGCTAGCCGAGAAGGTGGGCATCTCCAATGTCAACCTGTCCAACATCAAGACCGGGAAGATCTGCGCCATCAGGTTCTCTACCCTCAACGGGATCTGCAAGGCCCTGGACTGTCAGCCGGGGGACATCCTCGAGTACATCGAGGAGGACGATCAGGACTGA
- a CDS encoding UbiA prenyltransferase family protein has translation MADVRPVKAGWRNVFRPWTLHGAIIPVLIGGAVAFQTAELNILSAAIFVMILIGGCLLQSAANILNTYGDFTSGVDTVENETRSPELVTGVLSPKKVLFAGLTCLGVTALLGLIFIWYSGWDVLIYGLLGLLGAGTYTIGLSYKYHGMGQISVFVMMGLLMPLGTNCVLTGEMFSLEVLLLSIPNTFMITGVLAGNEMRDYWEDKKAGARTLIGRMSYEGGMRLYLFEALVSFPILVVLVIIGASPVGCLLALVTLYDARILYNNSKRAPEDAHCNFMLVPLCFKLNWHFGLLLVIGYIFSMDIIPMVI, from the coding sequence ATGGCCGATGTAAGACCTGTAAAGGCAGGATGGCGGAACGTGTTCAGACCGTGGACCCTCCATGGTGCGATCATTCCCGTTCTCATAGGAGGAGCGGTAGCCTTCCAGACCGCCGAACTGAACATCCTCAGCGCGGCCATATTCGTGATGATCCTCATCGGAGGGTGCCTGCTGCAGTCCGCAGCCAACATCCTGAACACATACGGTGACTTCACCAGCGGAGTCGACACCGTGGAGAACGAGACCCGTTCCCCAGAGCTTGTCACCGGTGTCCTCAGCCCCAAGAAGGTACTGTTCGCCGGACTGACCTGTCTGGGGGTCACCGCTCTGCTCGGACTCATATTCATTTGGTACTCCGGATGGGACGTCCTCATATACGGACTGCTGGGGCTCCTGGGTGCGGGAACGTACACCATCGGCCTCTCATACAAGTACCACGGAATGGGTCAGATCAGCGTATTCGTCATGATGGGCCTGCTGATGCCCCTCGGGACCAACTGTGTCCTCACGGGGGAGATGTTCTCTCTGGAGGTCCTGCTCCTCAGCATCCCCAACACGTTCATGATCACCGGTGTCCTTGCAGGGAACGAGATGCGCGATTACTGGGAGGACAAGAAGGCAGGCGCCAGGACCCTCATAGGCAGGATGTCCTATGAAGGAGGGATGAGGCTGTACCTCTTCGAAGCCCTGGTCTCATTCCCGATACTCGTAGTCCTCGTCATCATAGGCGCGTCCCCGGTCGGATGCTTGCTGGCCCTGGTGACACTCTATGACGCCCGCATCCTCTACAACAACAGCAAGAGGGCACCCGAGGATGCCCACTGCAACTTCATGCTCGTACCGCTGTGCTTCAAACTGAACTGGCATTTCGGCCTGCTGCTCGTGATAGGATACATTTTTAGTATGGATATCATCCCGATGGTGATCTGA